Genomic DNA from Pistricoccus aurantiacus:
ATCTGCGCCCCTTGCTGGCGGCGGCCAGTCCGCTGATGGAAGACATCCGTCAGGCCACCGGCCTGGGCTATAGCGTGCTGGCCTGGCTGATCACGCTACCGTTTCTCTGCATGGGGGCCGTCGCCCTGGCAAGCGGTCGGCTGCGTGCGCTCCTGGGCGAGCGGCGCGGTATCGCGCTATCCCTGGTGGCAATCGCCGTGGCGTGCGGGCTGCGCCAACTCAACGGAGAAGGCACGACATTATTGGCAACTGCCCTGCTAGGCGGTGCGGGCATCGCGCTGATTCAGGCGCTCGTGCCCGGCCTAGTCAAGCAGCGTTTCGGACGCCATATGCCGCTTGCCATGGGCATCTATTCCGCTTCGCTGATGAGCGGCGGCGGGCTATCCTCCTGGCTAAGCCCTTGGATCACGGAGGTCAGCGGCAGCTGGCAGCGAGGTATCGGCATCTGGTGGATACCGGCCATCGTTACCTTGCTGGGCTGGCTATGGTTTTCCCGGCATCAGTCTCGGCCTTCCTCCAACGCACCGATTTCGTCAGGACAAAAATACTGGCGCTGGCCCCGAGCCTGGCTGCTGGCGATCTATTTCGGGATCATCAATGCGGGCTACACCAGCGTGGTGGCCTGGCTGCCGGTCTATTATCGAGAGCTTGGCTGGAGCGCTCAGTCAAGCGGCGGCCTGCTGGCCTGGATGACGCTCTTTCAGGTGTTGGCAGCGCTCTTGATGCCGGCTCTGGCCCAGCGACAGCGTATTCCGGACCGGCGTGGGCTACTGGTTTTCGCGTTGCTGGCACAGCTGGTGGGCTACCTCGGCTTTATCTTGCTTCCTACCGTTGGCACGCTCTTCTGGGTCGCCATCAGCGGATTTGGCCTGGGGGCGTGTTTCGGGCTTGGCTTGATCCTGGCGCTGGATCATCTGCCGGATCCCTTCGAAGCGGGGAAACTCGCCGCCTTCATGCAAGGGTTCGGCTTCATGATCAACGCCCTGTCGCCCTGGATCAGCGGCGGCCTGCGCGAAGCCACGGGCAACTTCCTGGCGGCATGGATCCTGCTGTCGGTTGGCGTAGTCGCCATGATGCTCGTGACCCCGCGTTTCAATCCAGCGGAATACAGAATACATGCAGCGAACGCGGCGCCGATTCGAGCGAGTTGATCTCAAGCTATAATCAGGCTGTCTTGTCGCGTTAAAGAGACATTGGCAGTACAAAACTCCTACAGGCCGACGCTAGAGACAGGGTTAGGAGTTTATTAAACTGTCGCGCTCTCGTTATAAATCGTGCTTTCAATGAAGAATAGCGCTCGCCGAGCAGCTGTAAGAATTTTTCAATATCGGTTCGCGCAAA
This window encodes:
- a CDS encoding CynX/NimT family MFS transporter; this encodes MNPTMDKEQLRFIGGLALLVALGLNLRPLLAAASPLMEDIRQATGLGYSVLAWLITLPFLCMGAVALASGRLRALLGERRGIALSLVAIAVACGLRQLNGEGTTLLATALLGGAGIALIQALVPGLVKQRFGRHMPLAMGIYSASLMSGGGLSSWLSPWITEVSGSWQRGIGIWWIPAIVTLLGWLWFSRHQSRPSSNAPISSGQKYWRWPRAWLLAIYFGIINAGYTSVVAWLPVYYRELGWSAQSSGGLLAWMTLFQVLAALLMPALAQRQRIPDRRGLLVFALLAQLVGYLGFILLPTVGTLFWVAISGFGLGACFGLGLILALDHLPDPFEAGKLAAFMQGFGFMINALSPWISGGLREATGNFLAAWILLSVGVVAMMLVTPRFNPAEYRIHAANAAPIRAS